The Eubacteriales bacterium genome window below encodes:
- the rplO gene encoding 50S ribosomal protein L15 yields MLNELKPAQGSTTKKKRVGRGTGSGMGKTSTRGHKGQKARSGGGVRPGFEGGQMPLARRLPKRGFVNIFATVYATVNVSNLNKFDEGTVITAEFLKEQNVIKKINDGLKVLGDGELSKKLTVKAKKFTKTAQQKIEAVGGAAEVV; encoded by the coding sequence ATATTAAATGAGTTAAAGCCGGCGCAAGGTTCTACAACTAAGAAAAAGCGCGTAGGCAGAGGAACCGGGTCCGGAATGGGCAAAACCTCAACGCGTGGTCATAAAGGACAAAAAGCAAGAAGCGGCGGCGGAGTTCGACCGGGATTCGAAGGCGGCCAGATGCCTCTTGCTAGAAGACTTCCTAAAAGAGGCTTTGTAAATATATTTGCAACAGTATATGCTACTGTAAACGTATCTAATTTGAATAAATTCGATGAAGGTACAGTTATTACAGCTGAGTTTTTAAAAGAGCAAAATGTTATAAAGAAAATAAATGACGGATTAAAAGTTTTAGGTGACGGTGAATTAAGCAAAAAGCTTACAGTTAAAGCTAAAAAATTTACTAAGACCGCACAACAAAAAATAGAGGCTGTCGGCGGAGCAGCTGAGGTGGTATAA